The Podarcis muralis chromosome 16, rPodMur119.hap1.1, whole genome shotgun sequence genomic interval CCACCATCAACATGCCCCCCTGAAAATATTAAGCAGCCTTTTACCAGGTTCATGCTATTTGCCCACTtcctctgactggcaacagcagcGGCTCCTGGGAGAGGGGGAGCTCCCTCCAACAGGGAATTGGGTTGCCCTTTCCCGTCACCTGCTGCCACCTGGTCCTTTTTTTTGGCCAGAGAGGCTTCGAAGGATTGAACCTAGAAATCCTTCTCATTCCTACCATTGAGCTCTGGCCCCTCCTGCGTAATGTCTAGAGCAGGCCCTTATTTTGGAAACTGCGAAGGTGGGACAGCAACAGGCAGCTCAACACAGTTCAAGTGTCACTGTTCCACTTCTACTCTAAATGGTGGGAACACATGGGACAATCACTCCTTCTTCTCAAGTGTTTGAAAGGCTAGACTAACCTGATCAAAATAGATGCGGATTGATCCCACATTTTGGGCTCCTACTGCAGTCAGAGAGAAAAAACCGTGCTTCCAGTAGCCACTGAGTACAACGCGTTCATTATGGCAGAAGAGTTCTTTGATCCAGCGAGCAACCCCTGGATTCACAGACATCAGGGAGCCTATGGGGAGCAAGGAGAGAAATGGGCAGAGCCACCcttttatttccccagccactgttggGAAGATGAAAGCAAATTCTCAGAAACAGCTTGAATGAAGAAGCTTTCAGCTCTGTAAGACAGTCTTCCTGCATTAAGACACAGATGAGGCTTTGGGCTGGAGAGTGGAAAGGGGCAAGCTGGAGAAGCCCCAAATTGAAAGGTATGACCTCATTTATTACCTGGTAGTTTTAAGATTAAGTTAGACACCCAGGAGCAACAAACACTGGTGTACTTTTGTAAGGGcaataagggagggagggaatccaaTCACTCATAGTATGAGCGTGATCACAACCATTTCCCCACTTAAAATCCTGCAGAAATAATAATTTGAGAAGCACTTACTCGAGATGGGATCACTTGCTATTTTTAAAGGGCAAATTCATTCAGTGCCTTTTACATTCTGAATACTTCCTGGTAAATCATGCTTCTCAAAGGAAGGATGATGTCCAGCATCAGGAACCACTGGATtttacacagaatcacagagttggaagggacatgacTTCACCgacaaatatttattaaaatgcagTGTTTAGCAGCAACCTTTCACTGCTTGCGTATCTCTGGAAACCTGGCTTACCTGGGAAGTGACGCCGGTGAGACACTTTCCAGTCGGTCGGTGAGTGGAAGCAGTGGTAGTCTCCAGGCGCCAAGTAAATCACACAGtgatagagctcattgcagtccTTTGTTACCAGCTGCTTTTGGAATGAGGAGGCTGGAAGAATAATGAGTAATATGGCTTTTGAGGCTTCAAAACAATGTACAAAACAGGAACATAGGCAGCTGTAGGTGAGACAGAAGCAgctgcaaggaggaagaggaaggggtggCTCAATGCCTGTGCCCAGTCAGGGCCCAATACAGCTATTACATGGCATCCAGTGGTTGGTCCTCTGCAGATGCCAAGTCCAGTGGAATGATACTGAGCCCCAAAGTGTGCCTGTGTACACCTACCTGGCTTGCTTTTACAGTTCTCTTTATCAGCACGTGGTCCCAGGAAGGACTCCAGTGAGTAAGTGATGCCTTTTACTTGCTCCACTTCACAGTTCTTCACTTGCCCAAAGCTGAGAATCTTGCCATCAGATGGACTGATCTACAGGGAGCAAACAGCACCAAAAATTCTCGTGTTAGCATCTGTCACTTCTCTAAAcactattaatttttttaaaaaaattgtatccTACTATTCTATTCAGAAGATgatcaatgatttttaaaaacccagcagTTCTAGAACAATCCGCAATGCAACCAAAGCATAAATCAAAATATTGGCATAAAAACCACAAAGCCATCAGAATTAAGCATCAAAACACCTGAAAGAGGCCTTTTTAAACAGCCCATATTCATCAGCTCCAGTGAATCAGGTCTGATGCAATTAACTTGGCAAAGAAACTCATCTAAAGGTTGGATGGGATAGGGCCTTGATGGTGTCCATCAGCAGTGAGGCTACTGCTTCTCCATAAACTCAACACCACTGCCCCTCACATCTCTGCCACTTACCATACTGTGGATGCCGCAGACGGGTCGGGCTTGGGGCTTTAGCTTCCGCCTGAAGAACTCACTAAGGTTTCTGTAGTGGTGAAGGTCTTCCACAGCAGCCTCCTTCATGTTGACACCAAACGTCCAGATGTATAGGCTGAGGACCGGCTTCCGGAGCCAGGTGGGCAGCTCAACACTGTTCAGGCGCCCCCAGGCTCGGGAAAGAAGTCGCGTTGGCACAGATTTGTAGAGGGAAACCTAAAAACAGAGGAGGAAAATGGGAGCTACTTCACGACACCCGCTCACCTGAAAAAAACAACTGAAAACCTGCCCTTGGCTAATTTTAATGCAAGAGATCAGAGGCTGCTGGTGGGGGAGTATGTTGGGAGGAGAATGTAATTTCCCATGCACCCTCTACTGATCTACAGAGGTGGAAAGGCTGGATGTAAAAAAGCTGGCAATTAAAGACTAAT includes:
- the PISD gene encoding phosphatidylserine decarboxylase proenzyme, mitochondrial isoform X2, with protein sequence MAAAAAAAGALRVACARASGSTLFHSSIVRHDNQSMKKMLVLWKQPLSPFLLTGQRKLYTAPVRSVLRLRPLHLLVATGGGYAGYKQYENYKENQLRKSGLEPPPKIASDWEVSLYKSVPTRLLSRAWGRLNSVELPTWLRKPVLSLYIWTFGVNMKEAAVEDLHHYRNLSEFFRRKLKPQARPVCGIHSMISPSDGKILSFGQVKNCEVEQVKGITYSLESFLGPRADKENCKSKPASSFQKQLVTKDCNELYHCVIYLAPGDYHCFHSPTDWKVSHRRHFPGSLMSVNPGVARWIKELFCHNERVVLSGYWKHGFFSLTAVGAQNVGSIRIYFDQDLHTNNPSYSKGSYNDFSFVSNNNHEGIPMRKGEHLGEFNLGSTIVLIFEAPKDFNFYLKPGQKIRFGEALGSL
- the PISD gene encoding phosphatidylserine decarboxylase proenzyme, mitochondrial isoform X1 — translated: MVRCCKALSNPPRSCCNLHKVRIHVRRLSSGNGGSSGSCAGEQHPQLENPGPGGGTPNRRARFRLQFPQLALRRRLGQLSCMSRPALKLRSWPLTILYYLLPFGALKPLTRVRWRPMSRVSLYKSVPTRLLSRAWGRLNSVELPTWLRKPVLSLYIWTFGVNMKEAAVEDLHHYRNLSEFFRRKLKPQARPVCGIHSMISPSDGKILSFGQVKNCEVEQVKGITYSLESFLGPRADKENCKSKPASSFQKQLVTKDCNELYHCVIYLAPGDYHCFHSPTDWKVSHRRHFPGSLMSVNPGVARWIKELFCHNERVVLSGYWKHGFFSLTAVGAQNVGSIRIYFDQDLHTNNPSYSKGSYNDFSFVSNNNHEGIPMRKGEHLGEFNLGSTIVLIFEAPKDFNFYLKPGQKIRFGEALGSL
- the PISD gene encoding phosphatidylserine decarboxylase proenzyme, mitochondrial isoform X3, whose amino-acid sequence is MCQSSALQGPELHSGKWLQFPQLALRRRLGQLSCMSRPALKLRSWPLTILYYLLPFGALKPLTRVRWRPMSRVSLYKSVPTRLLSRAWGRLNSVELPTWLRKPVLSLYIWTFGVNMKEAAVEDLHHYRNLSEFFRRKLKPQARPVCGIHSMISPSDGKILSFGQVKNCEVEQVKGITYSLESFLGPRADKENCKSKPASSFQKQLVTKDCNELYHCVIYLAPGDYHCFHSPTDWKVSHRRHFPGSLMSVNPGVARWIKELFCHNERVVLSGYWKHGFFSLTAVGAQNVGSIRIYFDQDLHTNNPSYSKGSYNDFSFVSNNNHEGIPMRKGEHLGEFNLGSTIVLIFEAPKDFNFYLKPGQKIRFGEALGSL